A genomic region of Ursus arctos isolate Adak ecotype North America unplaced genomic scaffold, UrsArc2.0 scaffold_8, whole genome shotgun sequence contains the following coding sequences:
- the ARHGAP25 gene encoding rho GTPase-activating protein 25 isoform X3 gives MPHILRVPRWDLGCGFSALALLSCWNFRTKTPKLQKKAVFGQRLDETVAYEQKFGPHLVPILVEKCAEFILQHGLNEEGIFRLPGQDNLVKQLRDAFDAGERPSFDRETDVHTVASLLKLYLRDLPEPVVPWSQYEGFLLCGQLMNADEAKAQQELVKQLSILPRDNYNLLSYICRFLHEIQLNCGVNKMSVDNLATVIGVNLIRSKVEDPAVIMRGTPQIQRVMTMMIRDHEVLFPKSKDVPLSPPAQKNDPKKPPVARSSVGWDATEDPPISRTDSFSNTTSDSDTTSPTGQRPSDGCLEESNKAPREKLGDWKLQSRKRTQTLPNRKCFLTSAFQGANSSKVEIFKNEFWSPSSEGKAGEGHRRTMSQGVPPCPDSQRTSTYDNVPAPPGTPENEAASISSHACDSKRETLASPQSETGPGKKNSGEEELESLQRVVQELRKEIETQKQMYEEQIKNLEKENYDVWAKVVRLNEELEKEKKKSAALEISLRNVERSREDVERRNKTLEEEVKEFVKSMKEPKADA, from the exons ATGCCTCATATTCTTAGGGTGCCGCGGTGGGACCTGGGCTGTGGCTTTTCTGCCCTGGCACTGCTCTCTTGCTGGAATTTCAGGACGAAAACCCCCAAGCTCCaaaagaaag CTGTGTTTGGCCAGCGTTTGGATGAGACCGTGGCCTATGAGCAGAAATTTGGCCCCCACCTGGTGCCCATCCTGGTGGAGAAGTGTGCAGAGTTCATCCTCCAGCACGGCCTCAATGAAGAGGGCATCTTCCGACTGCCTGGGCAGGACAACCTGGTGAAGCAGCTCAGAGATGCTTTTGATGCCGGGGAGCGGCCCTCCTTTGACAG agagaCAGACGTGCACACAGTGGCCTCCCTGTTAAAGCTCTACCTCCGAGACCTCCCGGAGCCCGTGGTTCCCTGGAGCCAGTATGAGGGGTTCCTGCTCTGCGGGCAGCTCATGAATGCAGATGAGGCCAAG GCTCAGCAGGAGTTGGTGAAGCAGCTGTCCATCCTTCCGCGAGATAACTATAATCTCCTGAGCTACATATGCCG GTTCCTACATGAAATCCAGCTCAACTGTGGTGTTAACAAGATGAGCGTGGATAACCTGGCTACCGTGATTGGTGTGAATCTCATCAGGTCGAAAGTCGAAGACCCTGCTGTGATCATGAGAG GGACTCCTCAAATCCAAAGAGTGATGACCATGATGATCAGAGACCATGAAGTTCTCTTCCCCAAGTCCAAGGATGTACCCCTGTCACCCCCTGCTCAGAAAAATGACCCTAAGAAACCTCCAGTAGCTCGAAGCTCTGTGGGCTGGGATGCCACCGAAGACCCTCCAATTTCTAGGACAGATAGCTTCAGTAACACG ACCAGCGACTCAGACACAACCAGCCCCACTGGACAACGGCCGAGCGATGGGTGTCTGGAAGAGAGCAATAAAGCCCCCAGGGAAAAGCTTGGAGATTGGAAGCTTCAGTCACGAAAAAGGACTCAGACACTCCCCAATCGGAAATGCTTCTTGACGTCAGCATTTCAAGGTGCCAACAGCAGCAAAGTggagatctttaaaaatgagtTCTGGTCACCTTCTTCAGAGGGAAAGGCCGGGGAAGGGCACAGGAGAACGATGTCTCAAGGTGTGCCCCCCTGTCCCGACTCCCAGCGGACTTCCACCTATGATAACGTTCCTGCCCCGCCTGGGACCCCTGAGAATGAGGCCGCCTCCATCTCTTCCCACGCTTGTGACTCCAAGAGAGAAACTCTTGCCAGCCCCCAGTCTGAAACCGGGCCTGGAAAAAAGAACTCTGGAGAAGAGGAACTTGAATCCTTGCAGAGGGTGGTCCAGGAGCTGcgaaaggaaatagaaacacaGAAGCAAATGTATGAGGAACAGATTAAAAA CCTTGAGAAGGAAAATTATGACGTCTGGGCCAAGGTGGTGAGACTCAATGAAGaactggagaaggagaagaagaaatctgCAGCCTTGGAAATCAGTCTCCGCAATGTGGAGCGCTCCCGGGAGGATGTTGAGAGGAGGAACAAGACCCTGGAAGAAGAAGTCAAAGAATTTGTCAAATCGATGAAAGAACCCAAGGCCGATGCTTGA